The following coding sequences lie in one Loxodonta africana isolate mLoxAfr1 chromosome X, mLoxAfr1.hap2, whole genome shotgun sequence genomic window:
- the TEX13B gene encoding testis-expressed protein 13B, with translation MALNPEDPCGGFHHAKVADFINEKMAGHVKGPEFYIENMSSSWEEVEGKLRAILENSTVSSEAKEACAWGGLALSVRFARRQSHLEGIRVQWLHDFAKLHRSAAQSLAADLKVLTAQQELERKDAASQLQLLRASLAEVQKEQDWLRWKLFQAVRAAPVRVLHSPGPASPSFSALYGAGTGEGGEEEETIATGWPSVATAGLAGTGEGKEEKELATWWPTVVTANGAGTEGEGQEEEEVVAAAATAAAATTAAATTAAAAAATGGEETDAAGATTIPATEVTQELSGSFLQLLGAVNPKNFTSEGQREGEPSSLGTAKVYFSGAVKPGPTASPARFPVQLPASFTYSYPCPSSSFPVPPAPTPSPRTATFTASVPPQMAPHRGASDVSFWSGGGAQGIDPQEPQRSRRDLKFHKQRRAPLVRRLGDWVCSWCKAVNFSQQKICFRCGRGIWLQKSE, from the exons ATGGCCTTGAACCCTGAGGACCCCTGTGGTGGGTTCCACCATGCCAAGGTGGCGGACTTCATCAACGAGAAGATGGCTGGGCACGTGAAAGGCCCCGAGTTCTACATCGAGAATATGTCCTCGTCCTGGGAGGAGGTGGAGGGCAAGCTCAGGGCCATCCTGGAAAACAGCACTGTGTCCAGCGAGGCCAAGGAAGCCTGCGCCTGGGGCGGCCTGGCCCTGAGCGTGCGCTTCGCCCGCAGGCAGAGCCATTTAGAGGGGATCAGGGTGCAGTGGCTGCACGACTTCGCCAAGCTGCATAGGTCGGCCGCGCAGTCCCTGGCTGCAGACCTGAAGGTGCTCACTGCGCAGCAGGAACTGGAGCGCAAGGACGCGGCTTCTCAGCTGCAGCTGCTCCGGGCCTCTCTGGCGGAAGTGCAGAAGGAGCAGGACTGGCTGAGGTGGAAGCTCTTCCAGGCTGTAAGAGCTGCTCCAGTTCGGGTCCTCCACTCCCCTGGCCCCGCAAGTCCCTCCTTTTCCGCCCTCTA TGGGGCTGGGACAGGAGAAGGCGGAGAGGAAGAGGAGACCATAGCCACGGGGTGGCCAAGCGTGGCCACTGCCGGTTTGGCTGGGACaggagaaggcaaggaggaaaAGGAGTTGGCCACATGGTGGCCAACCGTGGTCACTGCCAATGGGGCTGGGACAGAAGGAGAGGgccaggaggaagaggaggtggTGGCTGCTGCTGCTACGGCTGCTGCTGCTACCACTGCTGCTGCtaccactgctgctgctgctgccgccacAGGAGGAGAGGAGACGGATGCAGCAGGCGCTACCACCATCCCTGCTACTGAGGTGACACAGGAGCTGAGCGGAAGCTTCCTGCAGCTTCTTGGAGCTGTGAACCCGAAAAATTTCACCTCCGAAGGGCAGCGGGAGGGCGAGCCCAGTTCATTGGGAACAGCCAAGGTTTATTTCTCTGGGGCTGTGAAACCTGGGCCCACAGCCTCGCCGGCACGCTTTCCTGTCCAACtccctgcctcattcacatacTCATACCCCTGCCCCTCATCCTCATTCCCAGTCCCACCCGCACCCACACCATCCCCACGAACAGCCACGTTCACAGCATCAGTTCCACCTCAGATGGCTCCCCATCGGGGGGCCTCTGATGTTAGCTTTTGGTCTGGGGGGGGGGCCCAGGGAATAGATCCTCAAGAACCCCAAAGAAGCAGGAGAGACCTCAAATTCCATAAGCAGAGAAGGGCTCCATTAGTGCGCAGGTTGGGAGATTGGGTCTGCTCTTGGTGTAAAGCTGTGAATTTTTCACAGCAGAAAATTTGCTTCCGCTGTGGGAGGGGAATCTGGCTGCAAAAGTCTGAGTGA